From a single Plutella xylostella chromosome 5, ilPluXylo3.1, whole genome shotgun sequence genomic region:
- the LOC105392005 gene encoding adenylate kinase isoenzyme 6 homolog, which yields MASHPRTEPNILVTGTPGVGKSTLCKLLAERTKFTWREVSKLAEEYSCLDEYDPEYQCPFLNEDKLLDIMEGQMAKGGNIVDYHGCEFFPERWFDAVFVIRTNNTILFDRLTARGYAGKKLEDNIQCEIFETLLEEAQSSYKPEIVTELQNDTEEQLQKNVENIVQWIERWKEESM from the exons ATGGCATCTCACCCTAGAACAGAACCTAACATACTTGTAACAG GCACTCCAGGTGTAGGGAAATCCACATTATGTAAATTGTTGGCAGAAAGAACCAAGTTTACCTGGCGTGAAGTGTCAAAACTTGCAGAGGAATACAGCTGTTTAGACGAGTATGACCCAGAATACCAGTGCCCGTTCCTGAATGAAGATAAG TTATTGGACATTATGGAAGGCCAGATGGCTAAAGGTGGCAATATAGTAGACTACCACGGCTGCGAGTTCTTCCCTGAAAGGTGGTTTGATGCAGTATTTGTTATAAGaacaaataatacaatactgTTTGACAGACTCACAGCAAG AGGTTATGCCGGTAAAAAATTGGAAGACAACATACAGTGCGAGATATTTGAGACACTACTGGAGGAAGCGCAATCCTCTTACAAGCCAGAAATAGTAACAGAACTACAGAATGATACCGAGGAACAACTTCAGAAGAATGTTGAGAACATTGTCCAATGGATAGAGAGATGGAAAGAGGAATCCATGTAA
- the LOC105391995 gene encoding FERM domain-containing protein 5, protein MFKNRGDIVYKCTVRLLEDTEILECEFHPSYKGKFLLEHVCQQLNLTESDYFGLRYVDGNGQRHWLHLAKLILKQVKDATPILFSFRVKFYPPNPLLLKEDATRFQIYLQLKRDLLHGRLYCTSNEAAMLGALIIQVELGDYDPNIHVGNYVTEMKLLLRQTDVIEARIQEIHREPVEGTPGGTGGVRGMSAQEAERSFLKIACQLDTYGVDPHPVKDHRSNQLYLGINHSGILTFQGSRKTHHFKWNEVAKINFEGRMFIVHLNYPEKKHTVGFKCPSGAACRHVWCCAIEQMLFFTLPSASDACVYTGGGLFSWGTKFKYFGRTEREILERDGLLPPRDHPEEGSSSGGKRKANSVPATPSTPMTSDFGYSSLPRSTHSAPLGDNICGSLSASGSACNGGCLLSGPAVDIALAGDPLRALPEEHSGDHEPGEYNFRESFEHSSSESALTTHTTEPRPPDDWSRPSSVEHTPHALTTLHNMPPAPRRFNLLRTFVPSFLFVCLSLVLTTILLFETDVAPSLKKKQEMVTLQYHYYAPLKEYLKRKVVELF, encoded by the exons atgtttaaaaATCGAGGTGATATtgtttataaatgtacagTGAGACTTTTGGAGGATACAGAAATTCTAGAGTGTGAATTCCAC CCGAGCTATAAGGGTAAATTTCTACTGGAACATGTTTGCCAACAGCTCAATCTCACTGAGTCTGATTATTTTGGCCTACGCTATGTTGATGGAAATGGACAGCGA CATTGGTTGCATTTGGCGAAGCTGATATTGAAACAGGTCAAAG ACGCGACACCGATACTGTTCAGTTTCCGTGTGAAGTTCTACCCGCCGAACCCACTGCTTCTCAAAGAAGATGCCACAAGGTTCCAGATCTACCTGCAGCTCAAGCGGGACCTGCTGCACGGACGGCTCTACTGCACGTCCAATGAGGCCGCCATGCTTGGGGCGcttattatacagg TGGAACTGGGTGACTACGATCCCAACATCCACGTCGGCAACTATGTGACCGAGATGAAGCTGCTCCTGAGGCAGACTGATGTTATAGAAGCTAGAATTCAG GAGATCCACCGCGAGCCAGTAGAAGGTACACCCGGCGGCACGGGCGGCGTGCGCGGCATGAGCGCGCAGGAGGCCGAGCGATCGTTCTTGAAGATCGCCTGCCAGCTCGACACGTATGGCGTCGACCCGCATCCGGTGAAG GACCACAGAAGCAACCAGCTGTACCTGGGCATCAACCACAGCGGCATCCTCACGTTCCAGGGCAGCCGCAAGACGCACCACTTCAAGTGGAACGAGGTCGCCAAGATCAACTTCGAAGGACGCATGTTCATCGTGCACTTGAATTATCCTGAG AAGAAGCACACGGTGGGGTTCAAGTGCCCGAGCGGCGCGGCGTGCCGGCACGTGTGGTGCTGCGCCATCGAGCAGATGCTGTTCTTCAC CTTACCGTCAGCATCAGACGCGTGCGTGTACACGGGCGGCGGGCTGTTCTCGTGGGGCACCAAGTTCAAGTACTTCGGACGGACAGAGAGGGAGATACTGGAGAGGGATGGATTGCTGCCTCCTAGGGATCATCCC GAGGAAGGGTCGAGTAGCGGTGGTAAGAGAAAGGCCAACAGCGTGCCCGCGACGCCATCCACGCCTATGACCAGCGATTTCG GCTACAGCAGCCTCCCCCGCTCCACCCACAGCGCTCCCCTAGGCGACAATATCTGCGGCTCGCTATCCGCCTCTGGGTCCGCTTGCAACGGCGGCTGCCTGCTGAGCGGGCCGGCCGTGGACATCGCGCTGGCCGGAGACCCCCTGCGCGCGCTGCCCGAGGAACATA GCGGCGACCACGAGCCTGGCGAGTACAACTTCCGGGAATCCTTCGAGCATTCCTCTTCAGAATCCGCCCTCACCACGCACACCACCGAGCCGCGCCCGCCCGACGACTGGTCCCGCCCTTCATCAGTGGAACACACGCCCCACGCGCTGACAACGTTGCACAACATGCCGCCCGCCCCACGCAGGTTCAATCTACTCCGTACCTTTGTACCCTCGTTCCTGTTCGTCTGTCTCTCTCTAGTCCTCACGACCATCCTGCTCTTCGAAACCGATGTGGCCCCGAGTTTAAAGAAGAAACAGGAGATGGTGACGTTACAGTATCACTATTACGCGCCGCTAAAGGAGTACCTGAAAAGGAAAGTTGTGGAGCTTTTCTGA
- the LOC105391374 gene encoding elongation factor 1-alpha, with protein sequence MGKEKIHINIVVIGHVDSGKSTTTGHLIYKCGGIDKRTIEKFEKEAQEMGKGSFKYAWVLDKLKAERERGITIDIALWKFETAKYYVTIIDAPGHRDFIKNMITGTSQADCAVLIVAAGTGEFEAGISKNGQTREHALLAFTLGVKQLIVGVNKMDSTEPPYSESRFEEIKKEVSSYIKKIGYNPAAVAFVPISGWHGDNMLEASTKMPWFKGWAVERKEGKADGKCLIEALDAILPPARPTDKALRLPLQDVYKIGGIGTVPVGRVETGVLKPGTIVVFAPANITTEVKSVEMHHEALQEAVPGDNVGFNVKNVSVKELRRGYVAGDSKNNPPRGAADFTAQVIVLNHPGQISNGYTPVLDCHTAHIACKFAEIKEKVDRRTGKSTEDNPKSIKSGDAAIVILVPSKPLCVESFQEYPPLGRFAVRDMRQTVAVGVIKSVNFKDPSGGKVTKAAEKAKGGKK encoded by the coding sequence ATGGGTAAGGAAAAGATTCATATCAACATTGTCGTGATTGGACACGTCGACTCCGGCAAGTCCACCACCACCGGCCACTTGATCTACAAATGCGGCGGTATCGACAAACGTACCATCGAGAAGTTCGAGAAGGAGGCCCAGGAAATGGGTAAGGGATCCTTCAAGTACGCGTGGGTACTGGACAAGCTGAAGGCTGAGCGTGAACGTGGTATCACCATCGACATCGCCCTGTGGAAGTTCGAGACCGCCAAGTACTACGTCACCATCATCGACGCCCCCGGCCACAGAGATTTCATCAAGAACATGATCACCGGAACCTCCCAGGCCGACTGCGCCGTGCTCATCGTCGCCGCCGGTACTGGAGAGTTCGAGGCCGGTATCTCCAAGAACGGACAGACCCGCGAGCACGCGCTCCTTGCCTTCACCCTGGGAGTCAAGCAGCTCATCGTCGGAGTCAACAAGATGGACTCCACTGAGCCTCCCTACAGCGAATCTCGTTTCGAGGAAATCAAGAAGGAAGTCTCTTCCTACATCAAGAAGATCGGTTACAACCCGGCCGCTGTTGCATTCGTCCCCATCTCTGGCTGGCACGGAGACAACATGTTGGAGGCATCCACCAAGATGCCCTGGTTCAAGGGATGGGCTGTTGAGCGCAAAGAGGGCAAGGCTGACGGTAAATGCCTCATTGAGGCTCTGGACGCCATCCTCCCTCCCGCTCGCCCCACAGACAAGGCCCTGCGTCTTCCCCTGCAGGACGTCTACAAAATCGGTGGTATTGGAACGGTGCCCGTCGGCCGTGTGGAGACTGGTGTGCTGAAGCCCGGTACCATTGTTGTATTCGCCCCTGCTAACATCACCACTGAAGTCAAGTCCGTGGAGATGCACCACGAAGCTCTCCAGGAGGCTGTGCCCGGAGACAATGTTGGTTTCAACGTCAAGAACGTCTCCGTCAAGGAATTGCGTCGTGGTTACGTCGCCGGAGACTCCAAGAACAACCCACCCAGGGGAGCTGCTGACTTCACTGCTCAAGTCATTGTGCTGAACCACCCCGGTCAGATCTCCAACGGATACACCCCAGTGCTGGATTGCCACACTGCTCACATTGCCTGCAAGTTCGCCGAGATCAAGGAGAAGGTTGACCGTCGTACTGGTAAATCCACTGAGGACAACCCTAAGTCCATCAAGTCCGGTGACGCCGCCATCGTCATCCTGGTGCCCTCCAAGCCTCTGTGTGTGGAGTCCTTCCAGGAGTACCCCCCTCTGGGTCGTTTCGCCGTGCGTGACATGAGGCAGACTGTGGCTGTCGGAGTCATCAAGTCTGTCAACTTCAAGGACCCCTCAGGTGGAAAGGTCACCAAGGCCGCTGAGAAGGCGAAGGGTGGCAAGAAGTAG
- the LOC105391365 gene encoding acyl-coenzyme A diphosphatase NUDT19, whose protein sequence is MLRKTWRDSSSLIVVAKQQLSRCEERGGVNYDMLLQTRSQGASSFASSVVFPGGVAEAADARPEWVTLIKSFGYSQTHFDALHCSQSIVTPIFQHDPLQKHVSLRITAIRETFEEVGVLICSKKKQAARTGPWAEYVTNFDVKYWQNKVSKNPEELFNLCQELNCYPDIWSLHYWSNWLTPSTLKKRFDTAFFICALKDQVVDVTGSNEVSSIEWGNPTKILEKEKKGEVILFPPQIYEFNRITHVKDVEELVKFAQEISCHGNELFYPVHLRAKDGWVHLLPGDDLYPTKLDYNNDKILKEDQTVEQLRENCSVLHRFEHSEEGSGFVIRNLSPPHHISMDDRVISLRNYL, encoded by the exons ATGCTTAGAAAGACGTGGAGAGATTCTTCGTCGCTTATTGTAGTTGCTAAGCAGCAGCTATCTCGATGCGAGGAGCGAGGCGGAGTGAACTACGACATGTTGCTTCAGACCCGTAGTCAGGGAGCGTCGTCGTTTGCGAGCAGTGTGGTGTTTCCAGGCGGCGTGGCGGAGGCGGCGGACGCGCGCCCCGAGTGGGTGACACTCATCAAGTCCTTCGGATACTCGCAGACACATTTCGACGCCCTCCACTGCTCCCAATCTATTGTTACACCCATATTTCAACATGACCCTCTGCAAAA GCATGTGTCGCTGAGAATAACTGCAATAAGGGAGACATTTGAGGAGGTGGGAGTCCTAATTTGCAGTAAGAAGAAGCAGGCGGCTAGGACCGGCCCCTGGGCCGAGTATGTCACCAACTTTGATGTGAAATACTGGCAAAATAAG GTTAGCAAGAATCCTGAAGAGCTTTTCAATTTATGTCAGGAGCTGAACTGCTACCCTGACATCTGGTCACTTCACTATTGGAGCAACTGGCTGACGCCAAGCACTTTAAAGAAGAGATTTGATACAGCTTTCTTCATCTGTGCCTTGAAAGATCAAGTAGTGGATGTCACTGGCAGCAACGAAGTTTCTAGCATAGAG TGGGGAAATCCAACCAAAATATTAGAGAAAGAGAAGAAAGGTGAAGTGATTCTGTTCCCGCCGCAGATATATGAGTTCAATAGAATAACTCATGTGAAAGACGTAGAAGAGCTTGTAAAGTTTGCGCAAGAGATCAGCTGTCACGGTAATGAACTGTTCTACCCGGTGCACCTGCGGGCCAAGGATGGATGGGTACACTTGCTGCCAg GCGATGATCTGTACCCAACAAAACTAGACTACAATAACgataaaatcttaaaagaaGACCAGACAGTGGAACAGCTGAGAGAAAACTGCTCCGTACTGCACCGCTTCGAGCACTCTGAGGAAGGCAGTGGCTTCGTCATCCGCAACCTCAGCCCCCCGCACCATATCAGCATGGACGACAGAGTCATTAGCCTTAGGAATTATCTATAA
- the LOC119692424 gene encoding STE20/SPS1-related proline-alanine-rich protein kinase-like — MAGSGHTWPNSQDDYELLEVIGCGATAVVHAAYCRPRGDKCAIKRINLEKWNTSMDELLKEIQAMSSCNHENVVTYYTSFVVKEELWLVLRLLEGGSLLDIIKHKMRVSNCKHGVFDEATIATVLKEVLKGLEYFHQNGQIHRDVKAGNILLGDDGTVQIADFGVSAWLATGRDISRQKVRHTFVGTPCWMAPEVMEQNHGYDFKADIWSFGITAIEMATGTAPYHKYPPMKVLMLTLQNDPPTLDTGAEDKEQYRAYGKTFRKMISECLHKDPAKRPSATELLKHSFFKKAKDRKYLMQTLVSIGPSMETRVHKASRRQPGASGRLHRMETGEWVWESSDEDEAEDAAPAGRPMNTLLRADSSDDDSDDKPEFTIGSPGAADAPVINLVLRMRNDRNELNDIRFEFAAGKDSSDGIATELVGAGLVDARDAQPIAAHLARLVDGYLFPPAAAAPAPAPAPLTSVTFKLNSADPALPADEKGLLGHAQISIVD, encoded by the coding sequence ATGGCGGGCAGCGGGCACACGTGGCCCAACAGCCAGGACGACTACGAGCTGCTGGAGGTGATCGGCTGCGGCGCCACGGCCGTGGTGCACGCCGCCTACTGCCGCCCGCGCGGGGACAAGTGCGCCATCAAGCGCATCAACCTCGAGAAGTGGAACACCTCCATGGACGAGCTGCTCAAGGAGATCCAGGCCATGTCCAGCTGCAACCACGAGAACGTGGTCACCTACTACACCAGCTTCGTGGTGAAGGAGGAGCTGTGGCTCGTGCTGCGCCTGCTGGAGGGAGGCAGTCTGCTGGACATCATCAAGCACAAGATGCGCGTGTCCAACTGCAAGCACGGCGTGTTCGACGAGGCCACCATCGCCACCGTGCTCAAGGAGGTGCTGAAGGGGCTCGAGTACTTCCACCAGAACGGGCAGATCCACCGCGACGTGAAGGCCGGCAACATCCTGCTCGGCGACGACGGCACGGTGCAGATCGCGGACTTCGGCGTGTCCGCGTGGCTCGCCACCGGCCGCGACATCAGCCGCCAGAAGGTGCGCCACACCTTCGTGGGCACGCCCTGCTGGATGGCGCCCGAGGTCATGGAGCAGAACCACGGCTACGACTTCAAGGCGGACATCTGGTCATTCGGCATCACCGCCATCGAGATGGCCACCGGCACCGCGCCCTACCACAAGTACCCGCCCATGAAGGTGCTCATGCTGACGCTGCAGAACGACCCGCCGACGCTCGACACGGGCGCCGAGGACAAGGAGCAGTACCGCGCGTACGGCAAGACGTTCCGCAAGATGATCTCCGAGTGCCTGCACAAGGACCCGGCCAAGCGGCCCAGCGCCACGGAGCTGCTCAAGCACTCGTTCTTCAAGAAGGCCAAGGACCGCAAGTACCTGATGCAGACGCTGGTGTCCATCGGGCCTAGCATGGAGACGCGCGTGCACAAGGCGAGCCGCCGACAGCCGGGCGCGTCGGGCCGCCTGCACCGCATGGAGACCGGCGAGTGGGTGTGGGAGAGCTCGGACGAGGACGAGGCGGAGGACGCGGCGCCCGCGGGCCGGCCCATGAACACGCTGCTGCGCGCCGACTCCAGCGACGACGACAGCGACGACAAGCCCGAGTTCACCATCGGCTCGCCCGGCGCCGCCGACGCGCCCGTCATCAACCTCGTGCTGCGCATGCGCAACGACCGCAACGAGCTCAACGACATCCGGTTCGAGTTCGCCGCCGGCAAGGACTCGTCGGACGGCATCGCGACCGAGCTGGTGGGCGCGGGGCTGGTGGACGCGCGCGACGCGCAGCCCATCGCGGCGCACCTCGCGCGCCTCGTGGACGGCTACCTGTtcccccccgccgccgccgcccccgcccccgcccccgcgccgctcACCTCCGTCACCTTCAAGCTCAACTCGGCGGACCCGGCGCTGCCCGCGGACGAGAAGGGGCTGCTGGGCCACGCGCAGATCTCCATCGTGGACTAG